In the genome of Chryseobacterium oryzae, one region contains:
- a CDS encoding Crp/Fnr family transcriptional regulator, whose product MQKLAHFYHSIEELSPKEAKYHLSKYEKVVYPKKTIILKEGEVENYLYFIDKGIIRFFLNKIHPAEPSKEITFSLLTENMFVSAYDSFITRSPCSYNVKTVTDSELYRIHFDDLEELYTTTKISNYLGRISAEQLYVRKMQREISLLTHSAEERYMNLLRSNPRLIQEVPLKHIASYIGITPQALSRIRKQLL is encoded by the coding sequence ATGCAAAAACTCGCTCACTTCTACCATTCTATAGAGGAACTTAGTCCAAAAGAGGCAAAATATCATCTCAGTAAATACGAAAAAGTTGTATATCCTAAAAAGACCATCATATTAAAAGAAGGTGAAGTAGAAAACTATCTTTACTTCATAGATAAAGGTATTATACGTTTCTTTTTAAACAAAATTCATCCTGCAGAACCTTCTAAAGAAATTACATTTTCTCTTCTTACAGAAAATATGTTTGTGAGCGCTTACGATTCTTTCATAACCCGTTCACCTTGTTCTTATAATGTAAAAACAGTTACTGATAGCGAGCTTTACAGAATTCATTTTGATGATCTGGAGGAATTATATACTACTACAAAAATCAGTAATTATCTGGGAAGAATTTCTGCAGAACAGCTGTATGTAAGGAAAATGCAAAGAGAAATATCATTATTAACGCACAGTGCCGAAGAGCGTTATATGAATTTACTTCGTTCTAATCCAAGGCTTATTCAAGAAGTTCCTTTGAAGCATATAGCCTCCTATATAGGAATAACGCCCCAAGCTTTAAGCCGTATCAGAAAGCAGCTTTTATGA
- a CDS encoding MgtC/SapB family protein, whose translation MDFLEDHSIQNELLLIFVSVILGVLIGAEREYRNKSAGLRTFILICFGSCLFTILSIKIGVNNPDRIAANIITGIGFLGAGVIFKGDNKIDGITTATTIWATSSIGMAVGSGYVYLSFLGTFLILIILSFLTFFEKFIDREHKIREYKIAVTNYHDVAYCENIFIENNLKFRILKQQYTQGNLSTSWIVTGKNSNHEKLMKNLMEDDKIIAYQF comes from the coding sequence ATGGATTTTCTCGAGGATCACTCCATTCAAAACGAGCTTTTACTCATCTTTGTTTCTGTAATTTTAGGAGTTCTTATCGGAGCCGAACGCGAATACAGGAACAAATCGGCAGGTTTGCGTACTTTTATTCTTATCTGCTTTGGGTCTTGTCTGTTCACTATTTTATCGATTAAAATCGGAGTTAATAATCCTGACCGTATTGCGGCTAATATTATTACCGGAATCGGATTTTTGGGTGCCGGAGTTATTTTTAAAGGTGATAACAAAATAGACGGAATTACCACTGCTACTACCATTTGGGCAACATCTTCAATCGGAATGGCAGTGGGTTCGGGATATGTATATTTATCTTTTTTAGGAACTTTCTTAATTTTAATTATTCTCAGTTTTTTAACTTTTTTTGAAAAATTTATCGATCGCGAACATAAAATCCGGGAGTATAAAATAGCCGTAACCAATTATCACGATGTTGCTTACTGCGAAAATATATTCATAGAAAACAACTTGAAATTCCGAATATTAAAACAGCAATACACTCAGGGAAACCTTTCTACTTCTTGGATAGTTACCGGTAAAAATAGCAACCATGAAAAATTAATGAAAAATTTAATGGAAGATGATAAAATCATTGCATATCAGTTTTAA
- a CDS encoding heavy metal translocating P-type ATPase — protein sequence MSKECCSHPNTEPANHHDHDHSYGHTHDSADQSIFQMFLPAGISFILLMTGIFLDYYVKPEWFSGWVRFILYLVAYIPVGVPVLKEAVESIRFGDFFSEFFLMSLATLGAFGIGEFPEGVAVMLFYSIGENFQSLAVQRAKKNIKTLLDQRPDEIIILKENKTFKIKAEEAEIGDIIQLKPGEKLALDGELISEKASFNTSALTGESTPDTKKKGDEILAGMINLNSVSEIVILRKFKDSKLSRILELVQNATTQKAQTELFIRKFAKIYTPIVTFLALGIALIPYFIVENYDFKDWLYRALVFLVISCPCALVISIPLGYFGGIGAGSKNGILFKGGNFLDILSTVQNVVMDKTGTLTEGVFKVKDIKIEPEFNQSEILKYLNFVESKSTHPIAMAIHEFAGEIDHTLNIENVEEVPGYGLKAEVNGNVFLAGNFKLMKKFGLEYHVDETKFHETVIAIAYQNKFAGYITIADKIKSDAQEAVSKLKNLGIKITMLSGDKSSVVQEIAKNLNIDNAFGDLLPEDKVNSVKNIKSKNESVAFVGDGLNDAPVIALSDVGIAMGGLGSDATIETADVIIQDDKPSKIATAIKIGKETKKIVWQNIILAFGVKAIVLILGAGGIATMWEAVFADVGVALLAILNAVRIQNMNFHQN from the coding sequence ATGTCAAAAGAATGCTGTTCTCATCCTAATACCGAACCTGCAAATCATCACGATCATGATCATTCTTATGGTCATACGCATGATTCTGCAGACCAGAGTATCTTTCAAATGTTTCTTCCTGCAGGAATTTCTTTCATTTTATTAATGACAGGAATTTTTCTGGATTATTATGTAAAACCTGAGTGGTTTTCCGGCTGGGTTCGTTTTATATTATACCTTGTCGCCTATATTCCTGTTGGAGTACCGGTGCTAAAAGAAGCTGTGGAAAGCATCCGTTTTGGTGATTTTTTCTCGGAGTTTTTTCTCATGTCTCTTGCAACTCTTGGTGCTTTCGGAATTGGAGAATTTCCGGAAGGTGTGGCTGTAATGCTGTTTTATTCCATTGGAGAAAATTTTCAGAGTTTGGCAGTTCAGAGGGCAAAGAAAAACATTAAAACCCTACTCGATCAGCGACCAGACGAAATTATTATTCTCAAAGAAAACAAAACTTTCAAAATAAAAGCAGAAGAAGCAGAAATTGGTGATATTATCCAACTAAAACCGGGCGAAAAGCTAGCGTTAGATGGTGAACTTATCTCCGAAAAAGCAAGTTTTAATACTTCTGCTCTCACTGGCGAAAGCACACCCGATACCAAGAAAAAAGGCGATGAGATTCTTGCAGGAATGATTAATCTGAATTCGGTTTCAGAAATTGTTATTCTGAGAAAATTCAAAGATTCAAAACTGTCCAGGATTTTAGAACTTGTTCAGAACGCCACAACTCAGAAAGCTCAGACAGAATTATTTATTCGGAAATTTGCCAAAATATATACCCCAATTGTCACTTTTTTAGCTTTGGGAATTGCCTTAATTCCTTATTTTATTGTTGAAAATTACGACTTTAAAGACTGGCTGTATCGTGCATTGGTATTTCTGGTTATTTCTTGTCCTTGTGCATTGGTAATTTCAATTCCTTTAGGATATTTTGGCGGAATTGGAGCGGGAAGCAAAAATGGTATTCTCTTCAAAGGCGGTAATTTCTTAGATATTTTGTCAACCGTTCAAAATGTTGTCATGGATAAAACCGGAACTTTAACCGAGGGCGTTTTTAAGGTAAAAGATATTAAAATAGAACCGGAATTTAATCAGTCTGAAATTCTTAAATACCTCAATTTTGTTGAAAGTAAATCTACACATCCCATTGCAATGGCAATTCATGAATTTGCAGGAGAAATAGACCATACTTTAAATATAGAAAATGTTGAAGAAGTTCCTGGATACGGCTTGAAAGCTGAAGTAAACGGTAATGTTTTTCTTGCAGGAAACTTTAAGTTGATGAAAAAATTCGGACTTGAATATCATGTTGACGAAACAAAATTTCACGAAACTGTTATAGCAATTGCCTATCAAAATAAATTTGCCGGTTATATAACCATCGCCGACAAAATTAAATCTGATGCACAGGAAGCTGTTTCTAAACTTAAAAATTTAGGAATAAAAATTACAATGTTGAGTGGTGATAAATCTTCAGTTGTGCAGGAAATTGCCAAAAACCTTAATATTGACAATGCTTTTGGAGATCTTCTTCCGGAAGACAAGGTTAATTCGGTAAAAAACATTAAATCTAAGAATGAAAGTGTGGCATTTGTAGGAGACGGTTTAAATGATGCCCCCGTAATCGCTCTTAGTGACGTGGGAATTGCGATGGGAGGATTAGGAAGCGATGCAACCATTGAAACTGCGGATGTCATCATTCAGGATGATAAACCTTCCAAAATTGCGACTGCCATTAAAATAGGAAAAGAAACCAAAAAGATTGTTTGGCAGAATATCATATTGGCATTCGGTGTAAAAGCCATTGTTCTAATTCTTGGAGCAGGCGGTATTGCCACAATGTGGGAAGCCGTTTTTGCAGATGTTGGGGTTGCTTTGCTTGCAATTTTAAATGCCGTGAGAATACAAAACATGAATTTCCATCAGAACTAA
- a CDS encoding Fur family transcriptional regulator, with the protein MEVSVIEKKLAQKDIPITPMRMIVLDALMKSSQAISLSEFEELLQQSDRSTIYRTLKTFEKKGLIHSIQENNTTQYLMCHDDCDESQHHDYHLHFYCTECKKTTCLEEVRFENIHFPEDYLIKELKFVANGICKDCQK; encoded by the coding sequence ATGGAAGTTTCAGTCATTGAAAAAAAACTTGCCCAAAAAGACATTCCCATCACACCGATGCGCATGATTGTTTTAGATGCTTTAATGAAAAGCTCTCAGGCAATTTCTTTATCGGAATTTGAAGAACTTTTGCAACAGTCGGATCGCAGCACCATCTACAGAACTCTTAAAACTTTTGAAAAAAAAGGTCTCATACACAGTATTCAGGAAAACAATACTACACAATATCTAATGTGTCATGACGATTGTGACGAAAGCCAACATCACGATTACCATCTTCATTTTTACTGTACAGAATGCAAAAAAACAACCTGTCTGGAAGAAGTGCGTTTTGAAAACATTCACTTTCCCGAAGATTATTTAATTAAAGAACTGAAATTTGTAGCCAACGGAATCTGTAAAGATTGCCAAAAGTAG
- the ligA gene encoding NAD-dependent DNA ligase LigA — MSENIQHTIEQLRKELHQHNENYYLLDEPSISDMDFDLLLKKLQDLEAKYPEFHDDNSPTIRVGGGVTKIFPTVQHQFRMYSLDNSYDFNDLEDWEKRIIKTIDEPVEFVAELKYDGASISILYENGKLTEAVTRGDGFQGDEITANVRTISDIPLKLVGDFPERFFMRGEIYLTRKNFAKINKTREEEGFDPFMNPRNTASGSLKMQDSGEVRKRRLSSVLYQFVSAEAPAETHWDLLHKAQDWGFKISDQAKLCRNLDEIKEFINFWDTERHQLPFEIDGIVLKVNSLKQQRQLGYTAKSPRWAMAYKFKAEKVETQLQSVSYQVGRTGAITPVANLKPVLLAGTTVKRASLHNEDIIKKLDLHEQDFVFVEKGGEIIPKIVGVNTEKRSSDSKEIEYIKNCPECGTELVKIEDQAIHFCPNELHCPPQVVGRMIHYVSRKALNIENLGSETIEQLYREKLIENPADFYTLSKEQLLPLERMAEKSAQNIISGIEKSKEVAFEKVLYGIGIKHVGETVAKKLVKNFSTIDELKKASVEELCQVEDIGIKIAESISDFFSNSENILMLERLKSYGVQLEKGENTNEILSNALEGKTFLFTGKLALFTRESAEEMVEKHGGKNISAVSKNLNYLVVGEKAGSKLKKAQDIGTITILDEQQFLDLIEK, encoded by the coding sequence ATGTCTGAAAACATTCAACATACCATAGAGCAGTTAAGAAAAGAGCTTCATCAACACAATGAAAACTATTATCTTTTAGATGAGCCGAGCATTTCTGATATGGATTTCGATTTGCTTCTGAAAAAACTTCAGGATTTGGAAGCAAAATACCCCGAATTTCATGACGACAACTCTCCTACCATTCGTGTTGGCGGTGGTGTCACAAAAATTTTCCCAACTGTTCAGCATCAGTTCCGAATGTATTCTCTTGATAATTCTTACGATTTTAATGATCTTGAAGACTGGGAAAAAAGAATTATTAAAACCATTGATGAACCTGTAGAATTTGTTGCCGAATTGAAATATGACGGAGCTTCCATTTCCATATTATACGAAAACGGAAAACTTACAGAAGCCGTAACGCGTGGTGATGGTTTTCAGGGAGACGAAATTACCGCTAATGTTCGTACTATTTCGGATATTCCTTTGAAGCTTGTTGGAGATTTTCCGGAAAGATTCTTTATGCGTGGTGAAATATATTTAACACGAAAAAATTTCGCCAAAATAAACAAAACTCGTGAAGAAGAAGGGTTCGATCCTTTCATGAATCCCAGAAATACCGCCAGCGGAAGCTTGAAAATGCAGGACAGCGGAGAAGTGAGAAAACGCAGACTTTCTTCGGTTCTCTATCAGTTTGTTTCGGCTGAAGCTCCTGCAGAAACCCATTGGGATTTGTTGCATAAAGCTCAGGATTGGGGTTTTAAAATTTCAGATCAGGCAAAACTGTGCAGAAATCTGGATGAAATAAAAGAATTCATTAATTTTTGGGATACCGAAAGGCATCAACTCCCATTTGAAATTGATGGTATTGTTCTGAAAGTAAATTCTTTAAAACAACAAAGACAGCTCGGTTATACAGCAAAATCTCCGCGTTGGGCAATGGCTTATAAATTTAAAGCCGAAAAAGTAGAAACACAACTGCAAAGCGTTTCTTACCAAGTAGGAAGAACCGGTGCAATAACACCCGTTGCCAATCTAAAGCCTGTTTTATTAGCAGGAACAACGGTAAAACGTGCATCGCTACACAATGAAGACATCATTAAAAAACTCGATTTACACGAACAAGATTTTGTGTTTGTAGAAAAAGGCGGAGAAATTATCCCGAAGATTGTGGGTGTAAATACCGAAAAACGAAGTTCTGACAGCAAAGAAATAGAATACATTAAAAACTGCCCGGAATGTGGAACCGAACTGGTAAAAATTGAAGATCAGGCAATACATTTCTGTCCGAATGAACTTCACTGTCCTCCTCAAGTAGTTGGAAGAATGATTCATTACGTTTCAAGAAAAGCATTGAATATAGAAAACTTAGGAAGCGAAACCATAGAACAGCTTTACAGAGAAAAACTCATAGAAAATCCTGCAGATTTTTATACATTAAGCAAAGAACAGCTTCTTCCGCTAGAAAGAATGGCAGAAAAATCTGCACAAAATATTATTTCGGGAATAGAAAAATCTAAAGAAGTTGCTTTCGAAAAGGTTTTATACGGAATTGGTATTAAGCACGTTGGAGAAACCGTTGCCAAAAAATTGGTAAAAAATTTCTCTACTATTGATGAACTTAAAAAAGCGAGTGTAGAAGAGCTTTGTCAGGTTGAAGATATTGGTATAAAAATAGCAGAAAGTATCTCAGATTTTTTCAGTAATTCTGAAAATATTTTAATGCTGGAAAGACTTAAATCTTATGGTGTACAATTGGAAAAAGGAGAAAATACCAATGAAATTTTATCCAATGCTTTAGAAGGAAAAACTTTTCTTTTTACAGGTAAATTGGCACTTTTCACAAGAGAATCTGCTGAGGAAATGGTAGAAAAGCACGGCGGAAAAAACATTTCAGCAGTATCTAAAAATCTAAATTATCTGGTTGTAGGCGAAAAAGCGGGAAGCAAACTGAAAAAAGCTCAGGATATCGGGACCATTACCATTTTGGACGAACAACAGTTTTTGGATCTGATAGAAAAATAA